Proteins encoded by one window of Musa acuminata AAA Group cultivar baxijiao chromosome BXJ2-9, Cavendish_Baxijiao_AAA, whole genome shotgun sequence:
- the LOC135582007 gene encoding protein STICHEL-like 4 isoform X2 has translation MHRRSPNIARRSLMRDLIVLQKSRSLRDPSASPPSWASPYNVGGFARKSERKATTNGRWISIGDNCRREAGRLSVSLPLVRSVATAKVTAAEATGDYVFEEIDRDAEITKVEEAGIRSHKSDSLSGNQVSSKDTHKKVVGQRKREPNKSADGQAVCPKTLSEQLEEVPGQTDDFNKKKSGLFQHGRHESKRRTNNAVEENTCDHYRRSNRGKKCRLKGARRACRSIYLRGIGDYRNLTNASDSVAVASKNQKAHLENVEEDTELKAAWTQRNVCGIPWNWSRIHQQGKTFLDIAGRSLSCGLSDFRTKKAEGLVPQREGNTSNMATALDHLTPTSSDSEVLPLLTEVLEFQGNGANCLPSKGYSGELEIFSNHSLRHYTDSDLSSDARSSQKRYRLFAHGRHRSLTQKYMPKTFKDLVGQNLVVQALSNAIMRRKVGLIYVFHGPHGTGKTSCARVFARALNCLSEEVFKPCGVCSSCISNDLGRSRDVLELGPVGNFDFESIKDAFDNMMLLPRSSMYRVFILDDCDGLPSNLWSTISKVIDRSPRHVIFVLICSNLDSLPHIIISRCQKFFFPKVRDSDIISTLQWIATSEGLEIDKDALKLIASRSDGSLRDAEMTLDQISLLGKKISLPLVQELVGLVSDEKLVDLLDLSLSADTVNTVKSLREIMETGVDPLALMSQLATIITDILAGSYVFTQDRLCRKFFRRQTLSKEDMERLRKALRTLSETEKQLRASSDKLTWLTAALLQLAPDQQYMLPSSSTDRSLDHSPMLLNNSHVIDIHGGSTNKLDDMQLLDRSFSRGVGQGYNNNISGNELSHSVTMANGRGPAKPSEAIEASDLHNTGKRYDNIEKIWQAVLKHIPSDTLRWFLYNEGSLKSVSLGAAPTVQMAFSSNANKYRAEKFRGQLLQAFESVLASPVMLEISCRSRNTVRLDAPAAPLLPSSESGSSKMTVKQQYVKNKNSLNSVSENLAGKLIEENILGRICSGQARWLHPGPPVMTEDEIVEAGPHELRLTNKTVGSMEKGFENVWEEASASCHHSNLVSLSERKDNEQNQRKNLVSGQVSLAHVIQQAEGGWSRCKAMSVAEKLEQENLRLEPRSRSLFCWKVHRTTRAKCLNMKIRRKPQSLSKLIICGRCLHTASPK, from the exons atGCACCGCCGCAGCCCCAACATTGCCAGGAGGTCCCTCATGAGGGATCTCATTGTCCTTCAGAAGTCGAGGTCACTGAGAGACCCCTCCGCCAGCCCTCCCTCGTGGGCCTCCCCTTACAATGTGGGTGGCTTTGCTAGGAAATCTGAAAGGAAGGCTACTACCAATGGCAGGTGGATATCCATAGGAGACAATTGCCGGAGGGAGGCTGGTCGGTTGTCTGTAAGTTTGCCACTCGTTAGAAGTGTTGCCACAGCAAAAGTCACTGCCGCGGAAGCAACTGGTGATTATGTATTTGAGGAAATAGATAGGGATGCAGAGATTACCAAAGTGGAAGAAGCCGGGATAAGAAGTCACAAGAGTGATAGTTTGTCTGGCAACCAAGTCTCTTCGAAGGACACACACAAGAAAGTGGTGGGACAAAGGAAAAGGGAGCCCAACAAGAGTGCTGATGGACAGGCTGTGTGCCCTAAGACACTTTCGGAGCAATTAGAAGAAGTTCCAGGTCAGACAGACGattttaacaaaaagaaatctgGCTTATTTCAGCATGGTAGACATGAGAGTAAAAGGAGAACCAACAATGCGGTAGAAGAAAACACTTGTGATCATTATCGCCGGTCAAACAGAGGGAAGAAGTGCAGGCTGAAAGGAGCAAGGCGGGCTTGTAGATCTATTTATTTGAGAGGTATTGGTGATTACCGAAATCTGACCAATGCTTCAGACTCAGTAGCCGTAGCTTCCAAGAATCAGAAAGCTCATCTGGAGAATGTTGAAGAAGATACTGAACTCAAGGCCGCATGGACTCAGAGAAATGTATGTGGAATTCCGTGGAATTGGTCAAGGATTCATCAGCAAGGGAAGACATTTCTTGATATAGCTGGGCGGAGTTTGTCCTGTGGGCTATCTGATTTTAGAACAAAAAAAGCTGAAGGCCTTGTTCCACAAAGGGAAGGAAATACTTCGAATATGGCCACTGCATTGGATCATCTGACTCCAACAAGTTCAGATTCTGAAGTGCTACCGTTACTGACCGAGGTGCTGGAATTTCAGGGTAATGGTGCTAATTGTCTCCCTTCAAAGGGTTATTCAGGAGAACTGGAAATCTTCTCTAATCACAGCTTGAGGCATTATACAGACTCTGacctttcatctgatgcaagatCAAGCCAGAAGAGATATAGACTGTTTGCTCATGGCAGACACAGAAGTCTGACGCAAAAATACATGCCAAAAACCTTCAAAGATCTTGTGGGACAGAACCTGGTTGTTCAAGCTCTTTCAAATGCCATTATGAGAAGAAAAGTTGGGTTGATTTATGTCTTTCATGGACCTCATGGGACGGGGAAGACATCTTGTGCTCGTGTATTTGCTAGAGCCTTAAATTGCTTGTCTGAGGAGGTTTTTAAACCTTGTGGTGTTTGTAGTTCCTGCATTTCAAATGATCTGGGTAGGAGCAGAGATGTGCTAGAACTGGGACCAGTTGGCAACTTTGATTTTGAGAGCATTAAAGATGCCTTTGATAATATGATGTTGTTACCACGATCGTCAATGTACAGAGTGTTCATTCTAGATGATTGTGATGGCTTGCCTTCAAATTTATGGAGTACCATTTCAAAGGTCATTGATCGATCACCACGGCATGTGATTTTTGTCCTTATCTGTTCAAATCTTGACTCTTTGCCTCATATTATCATATCCAGGTGCCAAAAGTTCTTTTTCCCAAAAGTGAGAGACTCTGATATCATCTCTACTTTGCAATGGATCGCAACCAGTGAAGGATTAGAAATTGACAAGGATGCTTTAAAACTTATAGCATCACGATCAGATGGTTCCTTAAGAGATGCTGAGATGACCCTTGATCAAATCAGTTTGCTTGGGAAGAAAATTTCTCTTCCACTTGTCCAGGAGCTA GTTGGTTTGGTTTCTGATGAAAAACTGGTGGATCTGCTTGATTTGTCATTATCTGCAGACACTGTTAACACTGTGAAGAGCTTAAGAGAGATTATGGAGACGGGGGTTGATCCTCTGGCATTAATGTCACAGCTTGCAACCATAATTACTGATATTCTTGCTGGTAGCTATGTCTTTACACAAGATAGACTATGCAGAAAATTTTTCCGTCGGCAAACTT TGTCCAAGGAAGATATGGAGAGATTACGCAAAGCTCTCAGGACCCTCTCTGAAACTGAAAAACAGTTGAGGGCATCGAGTGACAAACTGACTTGGCTGACAgctgctcttcttcaacttgctccAGATCAGCAATATATGCTACCTAGTTCATCCACGGACAGAAGTCTCGATCACAGTCCAATGCTTCTGAATAACTCTCACGTCATAGATATACATGGAGGCTCTACCAACAAGCTGGATGACATGCAACTTCTGGACAGGAGCTTTTCAAGAGGTGTTGGTCAAGGGTACAACAACAATATAAGTGGTAATGAGTTAAGTCATAGTGTTACAATGGCCAATGGGAGGGGGCCAGCGAAGCCCAGTGAAGCTATTGAAGCAAGTGACCTACACAACACTGGCAAGAGATATGATAACATTGAGAAGATATGGCAAGCAGTACTAAAACATATCCCATCAGATACATTAAGATGGTTTTTGTATAATGAAGGGAGTCTAAAGTCAGTTAGCTTAGGTGCCG CTCCTACTGTCCAGATGGCGTTCAGCTCAAATGCAAATAAATATAGAGCTGAGAAGTTCAGAGGGCAGCTTTTGCAAGCATTTGAATCTGTACTTGCTTCACCGGTAATGCTTGAAATCAGCTGTAGATCCAGGAACACTGTCAGACTAGATGCCCCAGCTGCTCCCCTTTTGCCTAGTTCCGAGAGTGGTTCTTCTAAGATGACAGTAAAGCAGCAATATGTAAAGAATAAAAATTCACTTAATTCAGTCTCTGAAAATCTTGCAGGGAAGCTTATAGAAGAAAATATTCTTGGAAGGATTTGCTCTGGTCAAGCTAGATGGCTGCACCCTGGTCCCCCTGTGATGACAGAAGATGAAATTGTTGAAGCAGGACCTCATGAACTTCGGCTAACAAATAAGACTGTAGGATCAATGGAAAAGGGATTTGAAAATGTATGGGAAGAAGCATCAGCTTCATGTCACCACAGTAATTTGGTTTCTTTGTCAGAAAGGAAGGACAATGAacaaaatcaaagaaaaaacTTAGTTAGCGGCCAAGTATCTCTTGCGCATGTCATTCAACAGGCAGAAGGTGGGTGGTCTAGATGCAAAGCCATGTCAGTAGCTGAGAAGCTTGAGCAGGAGAACTT GAGACTGGAGCCTAGATCAAGAAGCTTGTTTTGCTGGAAAGTTCATAGGACAACTCGAGCCAAG TGCTTAAACATGAAAATTAGAAGGAAACCGCAATCTCTGTCGAAGCTAATCATATGTGGAAGATGCCTGCATACCGCATCGCCGAAATAA
- the LOC135582007 gene encoding protein STICHEL-like 3 isoform X3, which translates to MHRRSPNIARRSLMRDLIVLQKSRSLRDPSASPPSWASPYNVGGFARKSERKATTNGRWISIGDNCRREAGRLSVSLPLVRSVATAKVTAAEATGDYVFEEIDRDAEITKVEEAGIRSHKSDSLSGNQVSSKDTHKKVVGQRKREPNKSADGQAVCPKTLSEQLEEVPGQTDDFNKKKSGLFQHGRHESKRRTNNAVEENTCDHYRRSNRGKKCRLKGARRACRSIYLRGIGDYRNLTNASDSVAVASKNQKAHLENVEEDTELKAAWTQRNVCGIPWNWSRIHQQGKTFLDIAGRSLSCGLSDFRTKKAEGLVPQREGNTSNMATALDHLTPTSSDSEVLPLLTEVLEFQGNGANCLPSKGYSGELEIFSNHSLRHYTDSDLSSDARSSQKRYRLFAHGRHRSLTQKYMPKTFKDLVGQNLVVQALSNAIMRRKVGLIYVFHGPHGTGKTSCARVFARALNCLSEEVFKPCGVCSSCISNDLGRSRDVLELGPVGNFDFESIKDAFDNMMLLPRSSMYRVFILDDCDGLPSNLWSTISKVIDRSPRHVIFVLICSNLDSLPHIIISRCQKFFFPKVRDSDIISTLQWIATSEGLEIDKDALKLIASRSDGSLRDAEMTLDQISLLGKKISLPLVQELVGLVSDEKLVDLLDLSLSADTVNTVKSLREIMETGVDPLALMSQLATIITDILAGSYVFTQDRLCRKFFRRQTLFNLFVSVSKEDMERLRKALRTLSETEKQLRASSDKLTWLTAALLQLAPDQQYMLPSSSTDRSLDHSPMLLNNSHVIDIHGGSTNKLDDMQLLDRSFSRGVGQGYNNNISGNELSHSVTMANGRGPAKPSEAIEASDLHNTGKRYDNIEKIWQAVLKHIPSDTLRWFLYNEGSLKSVSLGAAPTVQMAFSSNANKYRAEKFRGQLLQAFESVLASPGSL; encoded by the exons atGCACCGCCGCAGCCCCAACATTGCCAGGAGGTCCCTCATGAGGGATCTCATTGTCCTTCAGAAGTCGAGGTCACTGAGAGACCCCTCCGCCAGCCCTCCCTCGTGGGCCTCCCCTTACAATGTGGGTGGCTTTGCTAGGAAATCTGAAAGGAAGGCTACTACCAATGGCAGGTGGATATCCATAGGAGACAATTGCCGGAGGGAGGCTGGTCGGTTGTCTGTAAGTTTGCCACTCGTTAGAAGTGTTGCCACAGCAAAAGTCACTGCCGCGGAAGCAACTGGTGATTATGTATTTGAGGAAATAGATAGGGATGCAGAGATTACCAAAGTGGAAGAAGCCGGGATAAGAAGTCACAAGAGTGATAGTTTGTCTGGCAACCAAGTCTCTTCGAAGGACACACACAAGAAAGTGGTGGGACAAAGGAAAAGGGAGCCCAACAAGAGTGCTGATGGACAGGCTGTGTGCCCTAAGACACTTTCGGAGCAATTAGAAGAAGTTCCAGGTCAGACAGACGattttaacaaaaagaaatctgGCTTATTTCAGCATGGTAGACATGAGAGTAAAAGGAGAACCAACAATGCGGTAGAAGAAAACACTTGTGATCATTATCGCCGGTCAAACAGAGGGAAGAAGTGCAGGCTGAAAGGAGCAAGGCGGGCTTGTAGATCTATTTATTTGAGAGGTATTGGTGATTACCGAAATCTGACCAATGCTTCAGACTCAGTAGCCGTAGCTTCCAAGAATCAGAAAGCTCATCTGGAGAATGTTGAAGAAGATACTGAACTCAAGGCCGCATGGACTCAGAGAAATGTATGTGGAATTCCGTGGAATTGGTCAAGGATTCATCAGCAAGGGAAGACATTTCTTGATATAGCTGGGCGGAGTTTGTCCTGTGGGCTATCTGATTTTAGAACAAAAAAAGCTGAAGGCCTTGTTCCACAAAGGGAAGGAAATACTTCGAATATGGCCACTGCATTGGATCATCTGACTCCAACAAGTTCAGATTCTGAAGTGCTACCGTTACTGACCGAGGTGCTGGAATTTCAGGGTAATGGTGCTAATTGTCTCCCTTCAAAGGGTTATTCAGGAGAACTGGAAATCTTCTCTAATCACAGCTTGAGGCATTATACAGACTCTGacctttcatctgatgcaagatCAAGCCAGAAGAGATATAGACTGTTTGCTCATGGCAGACACAGAAGTCTGACGCAAAAATACATGCCAAAAACCTTCAAAGATCTTGTGGGACAGAACCTGGTTGTTCAAGCTCTTTCAAATGCCATTATGAGAAGAAAAGTTGGGTTGATTTATGTCTTTCATGGACCTCATGGGACGGGGAAGACATCTTGTGCTCGTGTATTTGCTAGAGCCTTAAATTGCTTGTCTGAGGAGGTTTTTAAACCTTGTGGTGTTTGTAGTTCCTGCATTTCAAATGATCTGGGTAGGAGCAGAGATGTGCTAGAACTGGGACCAGTTGGCAACTTTGATTTTGAGAGCATTAAAGATGCCTTTGATAATATGATGTTGTTACCACGATCGTCAATGTACAGAGTGTTCATTCTAGATGATTGTGATGGCTTGCCTTCAAATTTATGGAGTACCATTTCAAAGGTCATTGATCGATCACCACGGCATGTGATTTTTGTCCTTATCTGTTCAAATCTTGACTCTTTGCCTCATATTATCATATCCAGGTGCCAAAAGTTCTTTTTCCCAAAAGTGAGAGACTCTGATATCATCTCTACTTTGCAATGGATCGCAACCAGTGAAGGATTAGAAATTGACAAGGATGCTTTAAAACTTATAGCATCACGATCAGATGGTTCCTTAAGAGATGCTGAGATGACCCTTGATCAAATCAGTTTGCTTGGGAAGAAAATTTCTCTTCCACTTGTCCAGGAGCTA GTTGGTTTGGTTTCTGATGAAAAACTGGTGGATCTGCTTGATTTGTCATTATCTGCAGACACTGTTAACACTGTGAAGAGCTTAAGAGAGATTATGGAGACGGGGGTTGATCCTCTGGCATTAATGTCACAGCTTGCAACCATAATTACTGATATTCTTGCTGGTAGCTATGTCTTTACACAAGATAGACTATGCAGAAAATTTTTCCGTCGGCAAACTT TGTTTAATTTGTTTGTTTCAGTGTCCAAGGAAGATATGGAGAGATTACGCAAAGCTCTCAGGACCCTCTCTGAAACTGAAAAACAGTTGAGGGCATCGAGTGACAAACTGACTTGGCTGACAgctgctcttcttcaacttgctccAGATCAGCAATATATGCTACCTAGTTCATCCACGGACAGAAGTCTCGATCACAGTCCAATGCTTCTGAATAACTCTCACGTCATAGATATACATGGAGGCTCTACCAACAAGCTGGATGACATGCAACTTCTGGACAGGAGCTTTTCAAGAGGTGTTGGTCAAGGGTACAACAACAATATAAGTGGTAATGAGTTAAGTCATAGTGTTACAATGGCCAATGGGAGGGGGCCAGCGAAGCCCAGTGAAGCTATTGAAGCAAGTGACCTACACAACACTGGCAAGAGATATGATAACATTGAGAAGATATGGCAAGCAGTACTAAAACATATCCCATCAGATACATTAAGATGGTTTTTGTATAATGAAGGGAGTCTAAAGTCAGTTAGCTTAGGTGCCG CTCCTACTGTCCAGATGGCGTTCAGCTCAAATGCAAATAAATATAGAGCTGAGAAGTTCAGAGGGCAGCTTTTGCAAGCATTTGAATCTGTACTTGCTTCACCG GGAAGCTTATAG
- the LOC135582007 gene encoding protein STICHEL-like 4 isoform X1 → MHRRSPNIARRSLMRDLIVLQKSRSLRDPSASPPSWASPYNVGGFARKSERKATTNGRWISIGDNCRREAGRLSVSLPLVRSVATAKVTAAEATGDYVFEEIDRDAEITKVEEAGIRSHKSDSLSGNQVSSKDTHKKVVGQRKREPNKSADGQAVCPKTLSEQLEEVPGQTDDFNKKKSGLFQHGRHESKRRTNNAVEENTCDHYRRSNRGKKCRLKGARRACRSIYLRGIGDYRNLTNASDSVAVASKNQKAHLENVEEDTELKAAWTQRNVCGIPWNWSRIHQQGKTFLDIAGRSLSCGLSDFRTKKAEGLVPQREGNTSNMATALDHLTPTSSDSEVLPLLTEVLEFQGNGANCLPSKGYSGELEIFSNHSLRHYTDSDLSSDARSSQKRYRLFAHGRHRSLTQKYMPKTFKDLVGQNLVVQALSNAIMRRKVGLIYVFHGPHGTGKTSCARVFARALNCLSEEVFKPCGVCSSCISNDLGRSRDVLELGPVGNFDFESIKDAFDNMMLLPRSSMYRVFILDDCDGLPSNLWSTISKVIDRSPRHVIFVLICSNLDSLPHIIISRCQKFFFPKVRDSDIISTLQWIATSEGLEIDKDALKLIASRSDGSLRDAEMTLDQISLLGKKISLPLVQELVGLVSDEKLVDLLDLSLSADTVNTVKSLREIMETGVDPLALMSQLATIITDILAGSYVFTQDRLCRKFFRRQTLFNLFVSVSKEDMERLRKALRTLSETEKQLRASSDKLTWLTAALLQLAPDQQYMLPSSSTDRSLDHSPMLLNNSHVIDIHGGSTNKLDDMQLLDRSFSRGVGQGYNNNISGNELSHSVTMANGRGPAKPSEAIEASDLHNTGKRYDNIEKIWQAVLKHIPSDTLRWFLYNEGSLKSVSLGAAPTVQMAFSSNANKYRAEKFRGQLLQAFESVLASPVMLEISCRSRNTVRLDAPAAPLLPSSESGSSKMTVKQQYVKNKNSLNSVSENLAGKLIEENILGRICSGQARWLHPGPPVMTEDEIVEAGPHELRLTNKTVGSMEKGFENVWEEASASCHHSNLVSLSERKDNEQNQRKNLVSGQVSLAHVIQQAEGGWSRCKAMSVAEKLEQENLRLEPRSRSLFCWKVHRTTRAKCLNMKIRRKPQSLSKLIICGRCLHTASPK, encoded by the exons atGCACCGCCGCAGCCCCAACATTGCCAGGAGGTCCCTCATGAGGGATCTCATTGTCCTTCAGAAGTCGAGGTCACTGAGAGACCCCTCCGCCAGCCCTCCCTCGTGGGCCTCCCCTTACAATGTGGGTGGCTTTGCTAGGAAATCTGAAAGGAAGGCTACTACCAATGGCAGGTGGATATCCATAGGAGACAATTGCCGGAGGGAGGCTGGTCGGTTGTCTGTAAGTTTGCCACTCGTTAGAAGTGTTGCCACAGCAAAAGTCACTGCCGCGGAAGCAACTGGTGATTATGTATTTGAGGAAATAGATAGGGATGCAGAGATTACCAAAGTGGAAGAAGCCGGGATAAGAAGTCACAAGAGTGATAGTTTGTCTGGCAACCAAGTCTCTTCGAAGGACACACACAAGAAAGTGGTGGGACAAAGGAAAAGGGAGCCCAACAAGAGTGCTGATGGACAGGCTGTGTGCCCTAAGACACTTTCGGAGCAATTAGAAGAAGTTCCAGGTCAGACAGACGattttaacaaaaagaaatctgGCTTATTTCAGCATGGTAGACATGAGAGTAAAAGGAGAACCAACAATGCGGTAGAAGAAAACACTTGTGATCATTATCGCCGGTCAAACAGAGGGAAGAAGTGCAGGCTGAAAGGAGCAAGGCGGGCTTGTAGATCTATTTATTTGAGAGGTATTGGTGATTACCGAAATCTGACCAATGCTTCAGACTCAGTAGCCGTAGCTTCCAAGAATCAGAAAGCTCATCTGGAGAATGTTGAAGAAGATACTGAACTCAAGGCCGCATGGACTCAGAGAAATGTATGTGGAATTCCGTGGAATTGGTCAAGGATTCATCAGCAAGGGAAGACATTTCTTGATATAGCTGGGCGGAGTTTGTCCTGTGGGCTATCTGATTTTAGAACAAAAAAAGCTGAAGGCCTTGTTCCACAAAGGGAAGGAAATACTTCGAATATGGCCACTGCATTGGATCATCTGACTCCAACAAGTTCAGATTCTGAAGTGCTACCGTTACTGACCGAGGTGCTGGAATTTCAGGGTAATGGTGCTAATTGTCTCCCTTCAAAGGGTTATTCAGGAGAACTGGAAATCTTCTCTAATCACAGCTTGAGGCATTATACAGACTCTGacctttcatctgatgcaagatCAAGCCAGAAGAGATATAGACTGTTTGCTCATGGCAGACACAGAAGTCTGACGCAAAAATACATGCCAAAAACCTTCAAAGATCTTGTGGGACAGAACCTGGTTGTTCAAGCTCTTTCAAATGCCATTATGAGAAGAAAAGTTGGGTTGATTTATGTCTTTCATGGACCTCATGGGACGGGGAAGACATCTTGTGCTCGTGTATTTGCTAGAGCCTTAAATTGCTTGTCTGAGGAGGTTTTTAAACCTTGTGGTGTTTGTAGTTCCTGCATTTCAAATGATCTGGGTAGGAGCAGAGATGTGCTAGAACTGGGACCAGTTGGCAACTTTGATTTTGAGAGCATTAAAGATGCCTTTGATAATATGATGTTGTTACCACGATCGTCAATGTACAGAGTGTTCATTCTAGATGATTGTGATGGCTTGCCTTCAAATTTATGGAGTACCATTTCAAAGGTCATTGATCGATCACCACGGCATGTGATTTTTGTCCTTATCTGTTCAAATCTTGACTCTTTGCCTCATATTATCATATCCAGGTGCCAAAAGTTCTTTTTCCCAAAAGTGAGAGACTCTGATATCATCTCTACTTTGCAATGGATCGCAACCAGTGAAGGATTAGAAATTGACAAGGATGCTTTAAAACTTATAGCATCACGATCAGATGGTTCCTTAAGAGATGCTGAGATGACCCTTGATCAAATCAGTTTGCTTGGGAAGAAAATTTCTCTTCCACTTGTCCAGGAGCTA GTTGGTTTGGTTTCTGATGAAAAACTGGTGGATCTGCTTGATTTGTCATTATCTGCAGACACTGTTAACACTGTGAAGAGCTTAAGAGAGATTATGGAGACGGGGGTTGATCCTCTGGCATTAATGTCACAGCTTGCAACCATAATTACTGATATTCTTGCTGGTAGCTATGTCTTTACACAAGATAGACTATGCAGAAAATTTTTCCGTCGGCAAACTT TGTTTAATTTGTTTGTTTCAGTGTCCAAGGAAGATATGGAGAGATTACGCAAAGCTCTCAGGACCCTCTCTGAAACTGAAAAACAGTTGAGGGCATCGAGTGACAAACTGACTTGGCTGACAgctgctcttcttcaacttgctccAGATCAGCAATATATGCTACCTAGTTCATCCACGGACAGAAGTCTCGATCACAGTCCAATGCTTCTGAATAACTCTCACGTCATAGATATACATGGAGGCTCTACCAACAAGCTGGATGACATGCAACTTCTGGACAGGAGCTTTTCAAGAGGTGTTGGTCAAGGGTACAACAACAATATAAGTGGTAATGAGTTAAGTCATAGTGTTACAATGGCCAATGGGAGGGGGCCAGCGAAGCCCAGTGAAGCTATTGAAGCAAGTGACCTACACAACACTGGCAAGAGATATGATAACATTGAGAAGATATGGCAAGCAGTACTAAAACATATCCCATCAGATACATTAAGATGGTTTTTGTATAATGAAGGGAGTCTAAAGTCAGTTAGCTTAGGTGCCG CTCCTACTGTCCAGATGGCGTTCAGCTCAAATGCAAATAAATATAGAGCTGAGAAGTTCAGAGGGCAGCTTTTGCAAGCATTTGAATCTGTACTTGCTTCACCGGTAATGCTTGAAATCAGCTGTAGATCCAGGAACACTGTCAGACTAGATGCCCCAGCTGCTCCCCTTTTGCCTAGTTCCGAGAGTGGTTCTTCTAAGATGACAGTAAAGCAGCAATATGTAAAGAATAAAAATTCACTTAATTCAGTCTCTGAAAATCTTGCAGGGAAGCTTATAGAAGAAAATATTCTTGGAAGGATTTGCTCTGGTCAAGCTAGATGGCTGCACCCTGGTCCCCCTGTGATGACAGAAGATGAAATTGTTGAAGCAGGACCTCATGAACTTCGGCTAACAAATAAGACTGTAGGATCAATGGAAAAGGGATTTGAAAATGTATGGGAAGAAGCATCAGCTTCATGTCACCACAGTAATTTGGTTTCTTTGTCAGAAAGGAAGGACAATGAacaaaatcaaagaaaaaacTTAGTTAGCGGCCAAGTATCTCTTGCGCATGTCATTCAACAGGCAGAAGGTGGGTGGTCTAGATGCAAAGCCATGTCAGTAGCTGAGAAGCTTGAGCAGGAGAACTT GAGACTGGAGCCTAGATCAAGAAGCTTGTTTTGCTGGAAAGTTCATAGGACAACTCGAGCCAAG TGCTTAAACATGAAAATTAGAAGGAAACCGCAATCTCTGTCGAAGCTAATCATATGTGGAAGATGCCTGCATACCGCATCGCCGAAATAA